A DNA window from Bradyrhizobium barranii subsp. barranii contains the following coding sequences:
- a CDS encoding site-specific integrase produces MVDLPRYVHGEKKPSGRRYFAYQRYRGTPKAWPRVPLPADPLSVEFATRAKLCEQLAAVRDDNIWHWKFVDEAGRGHDLPAPDDAEKFWTAVEKAVEVAKQFAAGERRTFRALITDFKASAAFKLKGNDPSASAEEQPTAARPGAKRKPGRRSVGGLSKSTRGQYSRHFREIEENWGDDPVRALTTVDAQAAIDVFSELGMPSAGRAFRATISRLIDWGIPRGYAEVNVIEKTEKPHEDGTYEPWAPWAFEHFFANARLGLHMPVYSALFTGQRISDVVEMKRPQDGVREMPIIAQKTNGIVPIQIHSEYRAIIKATGQDHEKLHLREDGEPWTYEGFKTAWQRELNRDVFKRFREERVVFHGIRKNAVNNLLEVGCSEALVAAIIKMSPAMVHHYSKRVNQFRLARAAMQQFEAGWAELRPHVLGNLKIIT; encoded by the coding sequence ATGGTTGACCTGCCGCGATACGTTCACGGCGAGAAAAAGCCAAGCGGACGCAGGTATTTCGCCTATCAGCGTTACCGCGGCACGCCGAAGGCTTGGCCGCGAGTTCCTTTGCCGGCCGATCCCCTCAGCGTCGAATTCGCCACCCGGGCGAAGCTGTGCGAGCAACTGGCTGCCGTCAGGGACGACAATATCTGGCATTGGAAGTTCGTCGACGAGGCCGGCCGCGGGCATGACTTGCCAGCGCCGGATGACGCCGAGAAGTTCTGGACAGCCGTGGAGAAAGCGGTCGAGGTCGCGAAGCAGTTTGCCGCCGGCGAGCGCCGGACATTCCGGGCGCTGATCACCGACTTCAAGGCCAGCGCCGCGTTCAAGCTGAAGGGGAACGACCCGTCGGCGTCGGCGGAGGAGCAGCCGACGGCAGCGCGGCCGGGCGCGAAGCGGAAGCCGGGCCGGCGCAGTGTCGGCGGGCTCTCGAAATCCACCCGAGGGCAATACAGCCGCCATTTCCGCGAGATCGAGGAGAATTGGGGCGACGATCCGGTGCGGGCATTGACGACCGTCGATGCACAAGCCGCGATCGACGTCTTCTCCGAGCTCGGCATGCCCTCTGCCGGCCGAGCGTTCCGCGCCACCATCTCTCGCCTGATCGACTGGGGGATCCCCCGCGGCTACGCCGAGGTCAACGTCATCGAGAAGACCGAGAAGCCGCACGAGGACGGCACCTATGAGCCGTGGGCGCCCTGGGCCTTCGAGCATTTCTTCGCCAACGCCCGCCTCGGCCTCCACATGCCGGTCTATTCGGCCCTGTTCACCGGCCAGCGCATCAGCGACGTCGTGGAGATGAAGCGGCCGCAGGACGGCGTCCGCGAGATGCCGATCATCGCCCAGAAGACAAACGGGATCGTCCCGATCCAGATCCATTCCGAGTACCGGGCCATCATCAAGGCGACTGGCCAGGATCATGAGAAACTCCACCTCCGGGAGGACGGCGAGCCGTGGACCTATGAGGGGTTCAAAACGGCTTGGCAGCGGGAATTGAACCGGGACGTCTTCAAGCGCTTCCGCGAGGAGCGCGTCGTCTTCCACGGGATCCGGAAGAACGCCGTCAACAACCTCCTCGAGGTCGGCTGCTCCGAGGCGCTGGTCGCCGCCATCATCAAGATGAGCCCAGCGATGGTGCACCACTATTCGAAGCGGGTGAACCAGTTCCGGCTGGCGCGCGCTGCCATGCAGCAGTTCGAGGCCGGCTGGGCAGAACTCCGGCCGCACGTCCTCGGCAACCTCAAGATCATCACATGA